The following coding sequences are from one Aeromicrobium duanguangcaii window:
- a CDS encoding ABC1 kinase family protein — MADDADEQQEKPLTGSALRRGARLAGLPAGFAARTTWGIGRRLVGAPASAVMNDVQRRTADQVFSVLGQLKGGAMKFGQALSIFEAALPEEIIGPYREALTKLQDAAPPMGPGTVTRVMEREFGADWADRFPDFELTPAAAASIGQVHHSWYLPDPDEEPVEVAVKIQYPGAGEALTSDLRQIGRLARMLGTMMPNLDVKALVRELQERVAEELDYGLEADAQATFADAFEDDPMIVVPRPLEHSERALVTDWLPGDRSLADVIANGTQDERDLFGETYVRFLFEGPIRAGLLHADPHPGNFRILPDGRLGVVDYGAVARLPDGLPAPMGPLLRAAADGDYATVADGLRQEGFLRDGQKLDPDVLERYLSPLVEPIVTETFTFDRDWLRRQTQRLAAPGQEGMSTALKLNVPPGYLLIHRVWAGGIGVLCQLGSTAHFRAIVADSLPGFDPA, encoded by the coding sequence GTGGCCGACGACGCGGACGAACAGCAGGAGAAGCCCCTCACCGGCAGTGCCCTGCGCCGCGGCGCCCGACTCGCCGGACTCCCGGCCGGGTTCGCCGCCCGCACGACCTGGGGCATCGGCCGCCGCTTGGTGGGTGCTCCCGCGTCGGCGGTGATGAACGACGTCCAGCGTCGGACGGCCGACCAGGTCTTCAGCGTGCTGGGCCAGCTCAAGGGCGGCGCCATGAAGTTCGGCCAGGCCCTCAGCATCTTCGAGGCCGCGCTGCCCGAGGAGATCATCGGCCCGTACCGCGAGGCGCTCACCAAGCTCCAGGACGCCGCTCCCCCGATGGGACCGGGCACCGTCACCCGCGTCATGGAGCGCGAGTTCGGCGCCGACTGGGCCGACCGCTTCCCCGACTTCGAGCTGACCCCCGCGGCTGCGGCCTCGATCGGCCAGGTTCACCACAGCTGGTACCTGCCCGATCCCGACGAGGAGCCCGTCGAGGTCGCCGTCAAGATCCAGTACCCCGGTGCCGGCGAGGCGCTCACGTCCGACCTGCGCCAGATCGGCCGCCTCGCCCGGATGCTGGGCACGATGATGCCCAACCTCGACGTGAAGGCGCTCGTGCGCGAGTTGCAGGAGCGGGTCGCCGAGGAGCTCGACTACGGCCTCGAGGCCGACGCCCAGGCCACGTTCGCCGACGCGTTCGAGGACGATCCGATGATCGTCGTGCCGCGGCCGCTCGAGCACAGTGAGCGGGCGCTGGTGACCGACTGGCTGCCCGGCGACAGGTCGCTGGCCGACGTCATCGCCAACGGCACGCAGGACGAGCGGGACCTGTTCGGCGAGACCTACGTGCGGTTCCTGTTCGAGGGCCCCATCCGAGCCGGGCTGCTGCATGCCGACCCGCACCCCGGGAACTTCCGCATCCTGCCTGACGGCCGGCTGGGCGTCGTCGACTACGGCGCGGTCGCCCGGCTGCCCGACGGACTGCCGGCGCCGATGGGCCCGCTGCTGCGCGCGGCCGCCGACGGCGACTACGCGACCGTGGCCGACGGCCTGCGCCAGGAGGGTTTCCTCCGCGATGGACAGAAGCTCGACCCGGACGTGCTGGAGCGCTACTTGAGCCCGCTCGTCGAGCCGATCGTCACCGAGACGTTCACCTTCGACCGCGACTGGCTGCGCCGCCAGACCCAACGCCTCGCCGCCCCCGGCCAGGAGGGGATGAGCACCGCCCTCAAGCTCAACGTCCCGCCGGGCTACCTGCTGATCCACCGGGTCTGGGCCGGCGGCATCGGTGTGCTGTGCCAGCTCGGCTCGACGGCGCACTTCCGCGCGATCGTCGCGGACTCCCTACCGGGCTTCGATCCCGCCTGA
- a CDS encoding ATP-dependent helicase has product MSDVDDLLNGLDPEQREVATTLRGPLCVIAGAGTGKTRAITHRIAYGTATGVYKPTEVLAVTFTVKAAGEMRERLRVLGAAGVQARTFHSAALRQARYFWPRVYGTEFPQILESKFAFVAEAARQVGVRADQALLRDLSAEVEWAKVSNVRPDDYGAVAVRRQRTVGDIDPGEVGAVLRSYEQVKRDRGRIDMEDILLITAAILADDPAIAAEIRRQYKWFVVDEFQDVNPLQSTLLDLWLGGRDEVCVVGDPRQTIYTFAGASPTILGDFTTRRFPDAPRIELVRNYRSTPQIVAAANEVFSGRGPSVTLGVRLQSQNSPGPAVDYRPFADEPAEADAIADRIVALHRQGVSYREMAVLYRINAQSEVYEEALGRLQIPYSLRGGTGFFQRSEVRQAVTLLRGSARAGEGSGSLADDVRAVLAAMDYSDTPPEGRGAVRDRWESLQAIHTMAVDLSHERPDADLTALVADLDRRAEQAHAPSTDGVTLSTFHAAKGLEWDAVFVAGAQEGTLPYMATMDDPVAIEEERRLFYVGITRARRHLMVSWSAARKAGGQARRKPSRFLDRLLPEKVQVSRAPKRKVRLPEPDLDYDEALFERLRAWRKEVSQEESKPAFTVFNDATLKAIAALRPSSGEQLLQVSGVGQSKLEKYGDGVLAIIADS; this is encoded by the coding sequence ATGTCTGACGTCGACGACCTGCTGAACGGACTCGATCCCGAGCAGCGCGAGGTCGCCACGACCCTGCGCGGTCCGCTGTGCGTCATCGCGGGTGCGGGCACCGGCAAGACCCGGGCGATCACCCACCGGATCGCCTACGGCACGGCCACGGGCGTCTACAAGCCCACCGAGGTGCTCGCGGTGACCTTCACGGTCAAGGCCGCGGGCGAGATGCGCGAGAGGCTGCGGGTGCTCGGCGCCGCCGGCGTCCAGGCGCGCACCTTCCACTCCGCGGCACTGCGCCAGGCGCGCTACTTCTGGCCGCGCGTCTACGGCACCGAGTTCCCCCAGATCCTCGAGTCCAAGTTCGCGTTCGTCGCCGAGGCCGCCCGTCAGGTGGGCGTCCGCGCCGATCAGGCGCTGCTGCGCGACCTGTCCGCCGAGGTGGAGTGGGCCAAGGTCTCGAACGTGCGCCCCGACGACTACGGCGCCGTGGCGGTCCGTCGCCAGCGGACGGTGGGCGACATCGATCCGGGTGAGGTCGGCGCGGTCCTGCGATCGTACGAGCAGGTCAAGCGCGACCGTGGCCGGATCGACATGGAGGACATCCTGCTGATCACGGCGGCGATCCTGGCCGACGACCCGGCGATCGCGGCCGAGATCCGGCGTCAGTACAAGTGGTTCGTCGTCGACGAGTTCCAGGACGTCAACCCGCTGCAGTCGACGCTGCTCGACCTGTGGCTCGGCGGGCGCGACGAGGTGTGCGTCGTCGGCGACCCGCGCCAGACCATCTACACGTTCGCCGGAGCCTCGCCCACGATCCTGGGCGACTTCACGACGCGCCGGTTCCCCGACGCGCCGCGGATCGAGCTGGTCCGCAACTACCGGTCCACCCCGCAGATCGTCGCCGCGGCCAACGAGGTCTTCTCGGGCCGTGGGCCGTCGGTGACCCTCGGCGTGCGGCTGCAGTCGCAGAACTCGCCCGGTCCGGCGGTCGACTACCGCCCGTTCGCCGACGAGCCGGCCGAGGCCGACGCGATCGCCGACCGCATCGTCGCCCTGCACCGCCAGGGCGTGTCCTACCGCGAGATGGCGGTCCTGTACCGGATCAACGCCCAGTCCGAGGTCTACGAAGAGGCGCTGGGCCGCCTGCAGATCCCCTACTCGCTGCGTGGCGGCACCGGCTTCTTCCAGCGCTCCGAGGTGCGTCAGGCGGTCACGCTGCTGCGCGGCTCGGCCCGGGCGGGCGAGGGCTCCGGCTCGCTGGCCGACGACGTCCGTGCGGTGCTCGCCGCGATGGACTACAGCGACACCCCGCCCGAGGGTCGCGGCGCTGTCCGTGACCGGTGGGAGTCGTTGCAGGCGATTCACACGATGGCCGTCGACCTGTCGCACGAGCGCCCCGACGCCGACCTCACGGCACTGGTCGCCGATCTCGACCGCCGCGCCGAGCAGGCGCACGCTCCCTCGACCGACGGGGTGACCCTGTCGACGTTCCATGCCGCGAAGGGCCTGGAGTGGGACGCGGTCTTCGTCGCGGGCGCCCAGGAGGGCACGCTGCCGTACATGGCGACGATGGACGATCCGGTCGCGATCGAGGAGGAGCGACGGCTCTTCTACGTGGGCATCACACGCGCCCGCCGGCACCTGATGGTGTCGTGGTCCGCCGCGCGCAAGGCCGGGGGACAGGCGCGGCGCAAGCCCAGCCGGTTCCTCGACCGGCTGCTGCCCGAGAAGGTCCAGGTGTCCCGCGCACCGAAGCGCAAGGTCCGCCTGCCCGAGCCCGACCTCGACTACGACGAGGCCCTCTTCGAGCGTCTGCGCGCGTGGCGCAAGGAGGTCTCGCAGGAGGAGTCCAAGCCGGCGTTCACGGTGTTCAACGACGCCACCCTCAAGGCGATCGCCGCGCTGCGCCCCAGCAGCGGCGAGCAGCTGCTCCAGGTCTCGGGCGTGGGTCAGTCCAAGCTCGAGAAGTACGGCGACGGCGTCTTGGCGATCATCGCCGACTCCTGA
- a CDS encoding mycoredoxin — translation MSDASFVMYSTPWCGYCHRLKSQLKREGITFDEVDIEQQPEAAQIVEKANGGNQTVPTLVFADGTALTNPSVAQVKAQLGL, via the coding sequence ATGTCCGACGCATCGTTCGTCATGTACTCCACGCCGTGGTGCGGCTACTGCCATCGCCTCAAGTCGCAGCTCAAGCGCGAGGGCATCACGTTCGACGAGGTCGACATCGAGCAGCAGCCCGAGGCCGCCCAGATCGTCGAGAAGGCCAACGGCGGCAACCAGACGGTGCCGACGCTGGTCTTCGCCGACGGCACGGCCCTGACGAACCCGTCGGTCGCGCAGGTCAAGGCGCAGCTCGGTCTCTGA
- a CDS encoding VOC family protein, whose translation MTAYPQLRQTVIDATDVRRTAEFYRELFGLQYRPGDEPRADEGPADWLVLRHRDGSGALAFQRVDRLEQTTWPDPDVPMQLHLDCTVPDLDELWRQRARAEALGASLLMDQSDDAEEPLFVMADPEGHPFCLFVSV comes from the coding sequence ATGACCGCGTACCCGCAACTGCGCCAGACCGTCATCGACGCGACCGACGTACGACGCACGGCCGAGTTCTACCGCGAGCTCTTCGGGCTGCAGTACCGGCCCGGCGACGAGCCGCGGGCGGACGAGGGCCCCGCCGACTGGCTGGTCCTGCGCCACCGGGACGGCTCCGGAGCGCTCGCGTTCCAACGCGTCGATCGCCTCGAGCAGACCACGTGGCCGGACCCGGACGTGCCGATGCAGCTCCATCTGGACTGCACCGTCCCGGACCTGGACGAGCTGTGGCGCCAGCGGGCGCGGGCCGAGGCCCTCGGCGCGTCACTGCTGATGGATCAGTCGGACGACGCCGAGGAGCCGCTGTTCGTGATGGCCGACCCGGAGGGCCATCCGTTCTGTCTCTTCGTGAGCGTCTGA
- the nudC gene encoding NAD(+) diphosphatase — MEFAFDRARHDRAGNLRRRDELWRTPDLRVLVLGGEHVATIDGPALRWVPVDEAPDGEWILLGDQNGRRHAAVAVSRVPAELAPVSIRTLAPLLDPDELSLAIHAVGLARWLQAHTYCSRCGEYLYTEQAGHLRVCPSCGTEHYPRTDPAVIMLVTDDDDRVLLARNPTWPEGRFSTLAGFVEPGETLEDAVRREVAEEVGLVVDEATYLASQPWPFPQSLMLGFNARATTTDLVLDDTEIAEALWLTRDELAAAIESEGIVLPPPKVSISRWLIEQWYGGELPG, encoded by the coding sequence GTGGAGTTCGCGTTCGACCGGGCCCGGCACGACCGGGCGGGAAACCTGCGGCGACGCGATGAGCTGTGGAGGACCCCGGATCTGAGAGTCCTGGTTCTCGGCGGCGAGCACGTCGCCACCATCGACGGACCCGCTCTGCGGTGGGTCCCGGTCGACGAGGCGCCCGACGGCGAGTGGATCCTGCTGGGCGACCAGAACGGCCGGCGCCACGCCGCCGTGGCGGTCTCGCGGGTCCCGGCCGAGCTGGCCCCGGTCAGCATCCGCACGCTCGCGCCGCTGCTCGATCCCGACGAGCTCTCCCTGGCGATCCACGCCGTGGGCCTGGCCCGCTGGCTGCAGGCGCACACGTACTGCTCGCGCTGCGGCGAGTACCTCTACACCGAGCAGGCGGGCCACCTGCGGGTCTGTCCGTCGTGCGGCACCGAGCACTACCCGCGCACCGACCCCGCCGTCATCATGCTCGTCACCGACGACGACGATCGCGTCCTGTTGGCGCGCAACCCCACGTGGCCCGAGGGCCGGTTCTCGACCCTGGCCGGCTTCGTCGAGCCGGGCGAGACGCTCGAGGACGCGGTGCGCCGCGAGGTCGCCGAGGAGGTCGGGCTGGTCGTCGACGAGGCCACCTACCTCGCCAGCCAGCCGTGGCCCTTCCCGCAGAGCCTGATGCTGGGATTCAACGCCCGGGCCACCACGACCGACCTGGTGCTGGACGACACCGAGATCGCCGAGGCGCTCTGGCTCACCCGCGATGAGCTGGCCGCGGCGATCGAGTCCGAGGGGATCGTGCTGCCTCCGCCGAAGGTCTCGATCTCGCGGTGGCTGATCGAGCAGTGGTACGGCGGCGAGCTTCCCGGCTGA
- a CDS encoding ATP-dependent DNA helicase, whose translation MTPLVRDTDHLKTILGIPFSDEQLAAITADPALPQAIIAGAGAGKTAVMAARVVWLVGHLGYAPDRLLGLTFTSKAAAELAGRVRDSLDKVGDFSEFGEPTVSTYHAFAGTLIAEHGLRMGIEPDLRVLADATRFQIAARVARGHDGPLRHVSAWLPTVIGDLLDLDGQLSEHLVTTEELREFDRTTVERAQSVEKPLKWHDEIVAACLKRDELADLVDEYRAAKAEAGVMDFSDQMAWGAQLATLPEVQQVLRERYDVVLLDEYQDTSVAQRDLLQSLFAGRPISAVGDPAQGIYGWRGAASGNLTAFLDDFPGADGEKGRLFSLDVTRRCAPEIIDLAGYVAREYYGSPGISDIVTPLRAAPENPRGEVSVALHTGVAEEIEALVDLVVDSVERGVPRREIAVLVRTTNENPEIVRALRSRGLPVEIVGLTGLLQQPEVVDVLSVLAILDDVTANPALLRLMTGVRWRIGERDLALLGQRAAELGRMWRDGDQVDSSDPDAVLQAALDEATTGVDPTEIVSLAEAVEDPGDRPYSEHARRRFADLASMLRRLRRHAHEPLLDLARRVVTELDLDVELPVAGVPTDNLALLMDAIGDYAQHDRYASLPGLLAHLDAEREYNEGMELSAPSDADSIKLLTIHRAKGLEFEEVFVPFVSGTVFPSGRGRSRWPTVAKALPAPLRGDVDFVPQIAEFTSPAKKAFEEDTRRDALMEETRLAYVAFTRAKRRLHVSGHRWGRTQLRPRAESAFLVDVRDWLAQRGTAPITWAEPPADDDQNPHLVDQTVPWPVALTSFEQRRALADAVRQHLSGEEALPVEADPRLAELRTDLDLLLEEARARAEHQVVVDLPASLSATDVLALAQDEEAFVASLARPMPRRPSAAARFGTRFHAWIEARYGQQTLLDPDELPGRGDAEVADESDLDALKEAFESGPFAGREPVAVETPFTLRLGGQQIIGRIDAVFPMRLEDGTEGFEVVDWKTNRVADADELQLALYRLAWAELQGIDPQRVVGTFHYVRLGESHTFADLPDREALEARLGLR comes from the coding sequence GTGACGCCGCTCGTGCGCGACACCGACCACCTGAAGACGATCCTGGGCATCCCGTTCAGCGACGAGCAGCTCGCCGCGATCACGGCCGACCCGGCGCTGCCGCAGGCGATCATCGCGGGCGCCGGCGCGGGCAAGACGGCCGTCATGGCCGCACGAGTCGTGTGGCTCGTCGGCCACCTCGGGTACGCGCCCGACCGGCTGCTCGGCCTGACCTTCACGTCCAAGGCGGCCGCCGAGCTGGCCGGCCGCGTTCGTGACTCGCTGGACAAGGTGGGTGACTTCTCCGAGTTCGGCGAGCCGACCGTGTCGACCTATCACGCGTTCGCCGGCACGCTGATCGCCGAGCACGGCCTGCGGATGGGCATCGAGCCCGACCTGCGGGTGCTGGCCGACGCCACCCGGTTCCAGATCGCGGCCCGGGTCGCGCGCGGTCACGACGGCCCACTGCGCCACGTCTCGGCCTGGCTGCCCACCGTGATCGGCGACCTGCTCGACCTCGACGGTCAGCTGTCCGAGCACCTCGTCACCACCGAGGAGTTGCGCGAGTTCGACCGCACCACGGTCGAGCGGGCGCAGTCGGTCGAGAAGCCGCTCAAGTGGCACGACGAGATCGTCGCGGCCTGCCTCAAGCGCGACGAGCTGGCCGACCTGGTCGACGAGTACCGCGCGGCCAAGGCCGAGGCCGGCGTCATGGACTTCTCCGACCAGATGGCCTGGGGCGCCCAGCTGGCAACGCTGCCCGAGGTCCAGCAGGTGCTGCGCGAGCGGTACGACGTCGTCCTGCTCGACGAGTACCAGGACACCTCGGTCGCCCAGCGCGATCTGCTGCAGTCGCTGTTCGCCGGGCGGCCGATCAGCGCCGTGGGCGACCCGGCCCAGGGCATCTACGGCTGGCGTGGCGCCGCCTCGGGCAACCTCACCGCGTTCCTCGACGACTTCCCCGGCGCCGACGGCGAGAAGGGGCGGCTGTTCAGCCTCGACGTCACCCGCCGTTGTGCGCCCGAGATCATCGACCTGGCCGGCTACGTGGCACGCGAGTACTACGGCTCGCCGGGCATCTCCGACATCGTCACGCCGCTGCGCGCCGCCCCCGAGAACCCCCGGGGCGAGGTGTCGGTCGCGCTGCACACCGGCGTCGCCGAGGAGATCGAAGCGCTCGTCGACCTCGTCGTCGACTCGGTCGAGCGCGGCGTGCCGCGGCGCGAGATCGCGGTGTTGGTCCGCACCACCAACGAGAACCCCGAGATCGTCCGCGCCCTGCGGTCACGTGGACTGCCGGTCGAGATCGTGGGCCTCACCGGCCTGCTCCAGCAGCCCGAGGTCGTCGACGTGCTCTCGGTCCTGGCGATCCTGGACGACGTCACCGCCAACCCGGCGTTGCTGCGACTCATGACCGGCGTGCGCTGGCGCATCGGCGAGCGCGATCTGGCCCTGCTGGGCCAGCGAGCCGCCGAGCTGGGCCGGATGTGGCGCGACGGCGACCAGGTCGACAGCAGCGACCCCGACGCCGTCCTGCAGGCCGCGCTCGACGAGGCGACCACCGGCGTCGACCCGACCGAGATCGTCTCGCTGGCCGAGGCCGTCGAGGACCCGGGCGACCGGCCGTACTCCGAGCACGCCAGACGTCGCTTCGCCGACCTCGCCTCGATGCTGCGTCGGCTGCGTCGTCACGCCCACGAGCCGCTGCTCGACCTCGCCCGTCGGGTCGTGACCGAGCTCGACCTCGACGTCGAGCTGCCGGTCGCGGGGGTGCCCACCGACAACCTCGCGCTGCTGATGGACGCCATCGGCGACTACGCCCAGCACGACCGGTACGCCTCGCTGCCGGGACTGCTGGCCCACCTCGACGCCGAGCGCGAGTACAACGAGGGGATGGAGCTCAGCGCTCCGTCCGACGCCGACTCGATCAAGCTGCTGACGATTCACCGTGCGAAGGGCCTGGAGTTCGAGGAGGTCTTCGTGCCGTTCGTCTCCGGCACCGTCTTCCCGTCCGGTCGCGGGCGCTCGCGATGGCCCACCGTCGCCAAGGCGCTCCCCGCCCCGCTGCGCGGCGACGTCGACTTCGTGCCGCAGATCGCCGAGTTCACCAGCCCGGCCAAGAAGGCCTTCGAGGAGGACACCCGGCGCGATGCGCTGATGGAGGAGACCCGGCTGGCCTACGTGGCGTTCACCCGCGCGAAGCGCCGCCTCCACGTCAGCGGACACCGCTGGGGCCGCACCCAGCTGCGCCCCCGCGCCGAGTCGGCCTTCCTCGTCGATGTCCGCGACTGGCTGGCGCAGCGGGGGACCGCGCCGATCACGTGGGCCGAGCCCCCGGCCGACGACGACCAGAACCCGCACCTGGTCGACCAGACCGTGCCGTGGCCTGTCGCCCTGACCTCCTTCGAGCAGCGCCGCGCACTCGCCGACGCCGTCCGCCAGCACCTCTCCGGCGAGGAGGCGCTGCCGGTCGAGGCGGATCCACGCCTGGCCGAGCTGCGCACCGACCTCGACCTGCTGCTCGAGGAGGCCCGGGCCCGAGCCGAGCACCAGGTCGTGGTGGACCTGCCCGCCTCGCTCTCGGCCACCGACGTGTTGGCGCTGGCGCAGGACGAGGAGGCATTCGTGGCCTCGCTGGCGCGGCCGATGCCCCGGCGACCCTCGGCGGCGGCACGCTTCGGCACGCGGTTCCACGCCTGGATCGAGGCCCGGTACGGCCAGCAGACCCTGCTCGACCCCGACGAGCTGCCCGGCCGCGGCGATGCCGAGGTGGCCGACGAGTCCGATCTGGACGCGCTGAAAGAGGCCTTCGAGTCCGGACCGTTCGCCGGCCGCGAGCCCGTCGCCGTCGAGACGCCGTTCACGCTGCGCCTGGGCGGTCAGCAGATCATCGGGCGGATCGACGCCGTGTTCCCGATGCGGCTCGAGGACGGCACCGAGGGCTTCGAGGTCGTCGACTGGAAGACCAACCGGGTGGCCGACGCGGACGAGCTGCAGCTCGCGCTCTACCGCCTCGCGTGGGCGGAACTGCAGGGCATCGACCCGCAGCGGGTGGTCGGGACCTTCCACTACGTCCGGCTCGGCGAGTCGCACACGTTCGCCGACCTGCCCGACCGAGAGGCCCTCGAGGCCCGACTCGGGTTACGGTGA